A DNA window from Ignavibacteriales bacterium contains the following coding sequences:
- a CDS encoding GNAT family N-acetyltransferase: MIRQVKESDTGDICRIYNKYIAGTRITFEETPLEEDEMVSRIKNITQNYPWLVYEENGRVIGYTYASKWKERSAYRYSVETGTYIDSDYVRKGIGTILKEELLKVLRERSIHSVICGIALPNQASIALCENFGFQKVAHLKEVGYKLGQWVDVGYWELIL; the protein is encoded by the coding sequence ATGATAAGACAAGTGAAAGAATCTGATACTGGTGATATATGTCGTATCTACAATAAATATATTGCAGGTACCAGAATTACTTTTGAGGAGACGCCGTTAGAAGAAGACGAAATGGTGTCCCGTATAAAAAATATCACACAGAATTATCCATGGTTGGTGTATGAAGAAAACGGAAGAGTGATTGGCTACACCTATGCGAGTAAATGGAAGGAAAGATCGGCATATCGCTATTCAGTTGAAACTGGTACATATATCGATTCTGATTATGTCAGGAAAGGAATAGGTACGATCTTGAAAGAGGAGTTATTGAAGGTTCTGAGAGAAAGATCAATTCATAGTGTGATATGCGGAATCGCATTACCAAATCAAGCAAGTATTGCATTGTGTGAAAATTTTGGATTTCAAAAGGTTGCTCATTTAAAAGAAGTAGGTTATAAATTAGGTCAATGGGTCGATGTTGGCTATTGGGAACTGATACTGTAA
- a CDS encoding nuclear transport factor 2 family protein, with translation MEDSKLKAHKVISAINQAWRSNAPLEMSQYLHSDIVMNFPGFSGEVTGRDALLASFVEFCTNARVLEYRESNEQINVIGDCAVVSFQFEMLYERAKYQERSKGRDLWVFQCISDKWVAVWRTMMELEEVRENRK, from the coding sequence ATGGAAGACTCAAAACTCAAAGCGCATAAAGTGATTTCTGCAATAAACCAAGCATGGCGATCCAATGCTCCTCTTGAAATGTCGCAATACTTACATTCCGATATTGTCATGAATTTTCCTGGATTTTCAGGCGAGGTAACAGGACGCGATGCACTTCTCGCAAGTTTTGTCGAATTCTGTACAAATGCGCGAGTTCTTGAATATAGGGAGAGCAATGAACAAATAAACGTAATTGGAGATTGTGCTGTTGTGAGTTTCCAATTCGAGATGCTATATGAACGAGCGAAGTATCAGGAACGATCAAAGGGTAGAGACCTTTGGGTGTTTCAATGCATTTCTGATAAGTGGGTTGCAGTGTGGCGAACAATGATGGAGTTAGAAGAAGTAAGAGAGAATCGTAAATAA